From the genome of Prevotella herbatica, one region includes:
- a CDS encoding DKNYY domain-containing protein — MPLISLLLCVLIAISPLAENRPDGSDFFSYRKIGEDYQGSYALDNKHVYYCFDKIEGADVATFHLIGKNTGYSADKNHVYYTGKIMKGAHPKTFKMSNANIACDGKDYYSYGIPFHVSDYKSFRPGYNNWSVDKNYIYYTDDQTEKDEIHSIPVGDYKSFKGLNEQYAKDIYHVYFKTKIVEGADPATFHTFLQSRYFGQDKNCVYYENKATEVKDYNKLKVAKENKNFYVDGKNFYTHEFLKMPEGTNIKHLTNIACGDWSKDQKRVYWKNRIVKGADAKSFDALPSLYLYEGSAADNNKDYDYAKDAHHIFHKDTLLKDADYATFVCGWDGLNKVAFAFDKHRYYEGHPTPLIKKYRMGKMKVEHN, encoded by the coding sequence TTGCCACTAATATCATTACTACTTTGTGTTTTAATTGCCATTAGTCCTTTAGCTGAGAATAGACCCGATGGTTCTGACTTCTTCTCTTACAGAAAAATCGGGGAAGATTATCAAGGAAGTTACGCACTTGACAATAAACATGTGTATTACTGTTTTGATAAAATAGAAGGTGCAGATGTTGCAACCTTTCATCTTATCGGGAAAAACACGGGATATTCTGCCGACAAAAATCATGTATATTATACAGGAAAAATCATGAAGGGGGCACACCCTAAGACTTTCAAAATGTCGAATGCAAACATAGCATGTGACGGGAAGGATTATTATAGCTATGGGATTCCATTTCACGTTTCAGACTACAAGTCGTTCCGCCCAGGTTATAATAACTGGAGTGTAGACAAAAATTATATCTACTACACTGACGATCAAACTGAAAAGGATGAGATTCATTCCATTCCTGTGGGAGACTACAAGTCGTTTAAGGGGCTGAACGAACAATATGCCAAAGACATCTACCATGTATATTTTAAAACAAAAATTGTAGAAGGAGCAGATCCTGCAACCTTTCACACCTTCTTGCAAAGTCGTTATTTTGGGCAGGACAAAAATTGTGTCTATTATGAGAATAAAGCAACAGAGGTAAAAGACTACAATAAATTGAAAGTTGCAAAAGAGAATAAAAACTTCTATGTAGATGGAAAGAATTTCTATACACATGAGTTTCTGAAAATGCCAGAAGGTACAAATATCAAACATCTCACGAATATAGCCTGTGGAGATTGGAGTAAAGACCAGAAGAGAGTGTATTGGAAAAATAGAATCGTGAAAGGTGCAGATGCAAAATCATTTGATGCGCTGCCATCACTCTATCTATATGAAGGTTCAGCTGCAGACAACAATAAAGATTATGACTACGCAAAAGATGCTCATCATATCTTCCATAAGGATACTCTGCTCAAAGATGCTGATTATGCAACATTCGTCTGCGGCTGGGACGGTCTGAACAAAGTTGCTTTCGCCTTTGACAAGCATCGCTACTACGAAGGCCATCCAACTCCGCTTATTAAGAAATACCGCATGGGAAAAATGAAAGTAGAACACAATTAA
- a CDS encoding phage exclusion protein Lit family protein yields the protein MKDTINSPVSWLFKYILGRLENTNPDYIDRVIMPLVDDCKLNTGIVIDQSKAGKFRAYVNSEGKITITENFLCYIWNLCYFGLVSYEEGVASYWDNKQKGIKEDNINHIALRVAEECRQYAMSLHWGYDEWPENLPKPNNHDKNEAVNFTNQLFLYAVNYILCHEIAHILLGHSVGVSSERFFEQEYEADEMAFQEVLKGRYGKNNLTVELGVLMGFCAMIMASPSDKDGITHPSSLKRLKSFIDFVSPAPDPDLECSLSISRCMGFCIS from the coding sequence ATGAAAGATACAATTAACTCTCCTGTATCGTGGTTGTTCAAATATATACTTGGACGATTAGAGAATACTAATCCTGATTACATTGATCGGGTAATAATGCCTTTGGTTGATGATTGTAAACTTAATACTGGTATAGTAATTGATCAAAGTAAAGCAGGAAAATTTCGTGCTTATGTAAATAGTGAAGGTAAAATTACAATAACCGAAAATTTCCTTTGCTATATTTGGAATCTTTGTTATTTTGGTTTAGTAAGTTACGAAGAAGGTGTTGCCAGTTATTGGGATAATAAACAAAAAGGAATTAAAGAGGATAATATTAATCATATTGCTTTGAGGGTTGCAGAGGAATGTAGACAATATGCGATGTCTCTACATTGGGGTTATGACGAATGGCCGGAAAACCTCCCCAAGCCAAACAATCATGATAAGAATGAAGCTGTGAATTTTACTAATCAGTTATTCCTTTATGCCGTTAACTACATTCTTTGTCATGAAATTGCCCATATTTTATTAGGACATTCTGTTGGCGTTTCTAGCGAACGATTTTTTGAACAGGAATATGAAGCAGATGAGATGGCATTTCAAGAGGTATTGAAAGGGCGATATGGCAAAAACAATCTGACTGTTGAATTAGGCGTTTTGATGGGATTCTGTGCTATGATAATGGCTAGTCCTTCTGATAAAGATGGTATAACTCATCCAAGTTCATTGAAAAGATTAAAAAGTTTTATTGACTTTGTTTCACCTGCACCTGATCCAGATTTGGAGTGTTCTTTGTCTATATCTAGGTGTATGGGATTTTGTATTTCATAA
- a CDS encoding AAA family ATPase codes for MFSLRKLIVKDSCDKRILKILKPGEYLFSDPKFDNFFLNNVTVSSIVGKNGCGKSSLIELVFRMVNNLGAMMLKKLSRPAADALCFVEGIEATLEYDLDSKHGTLICGRNSVELMHGEYLFCWHKENSSVLYEINGKKKDTNDYGVAKCVADNFFYLIATNYSMQSFIDADYRKEIVSSWQPNKAYDESTNEYVWGRDDSNCWINGVFHKNDGYMCPIVLNPYRDNGKIDMVKEEGLTVNRLCALMLQFRKENYQIIEGYRLASIRYIFNQGYLLENFDRQILRDIPAERISDKFLYVYFLEGSYAKAILDGYGINAERDMNYIELTLRLYLVYKTFSIAEKYPQYSHFRPLGNVNNAFKTNTNKHELKLVYELAKKIMVNSSHIELKVHQTIYLIRNLDILDNKNRLEQPMTYEEFNEFLNVNTECDNVMQRFRTLPPPLFRPTIYLIKNEDYDNIMRQEFTEQERKDDIDRHSIPLSDLSSGERQFIYMTSTLLYHAHNILSIPDNERLAYRNLCMVLDEVEICFHPEYQRTFLSKLLSLIERNQLNTFFGISILIITHSPFVLSDIPKDNILYLENGENVSESKHLNTFGANVNELLAQSFFLSGGFMGEFASDRIDSLANYLSDNPTSYPWTESLAKELIDLVGDELIQFQLQQMYAQKFKDTDSYKVWIKEEAERLGIEL; via the coding sequence ATGTTCTCATTAAGAAAACTGATAGTTAAAGATTCTTGCGATAAAAGAATCCTGAAAATTTTAAAGCCAGGAGAATATCTCTTTTCTGATCCAAAATTTGATAATTTCTTTCTTAATAATGTTACGGTTTCATCTATTGTAGGAAAAAATGGCTGTGGAAAATCATCATTGATAGAACTTGTATTCCGCATGGTTAATAATCTTGGCGCAATGATGCTTAAAAAACTAAGCCGGCCTGCGGCTGATGCTCTTTGTTTTGTTGAAGGCATTGAAGCTACATTGGAATATGATCTTGATAGTAAGCACGGAACCCTTATATGTGGACGTAATTCAGTTGAGTTGATGCATGGTGAGTATTTATTTTGTTGGCACAAAGAGAATTCATCTGTTTTATACGAAATCAATGGAAAAAAGAAAGATACCAATGATTATGGAGTAGCTAAATGTGTAGCTGATAATTTCTTCTATCTGATTGCGACCAATTATAGTATGCAGTCTTTCATCGATGCAGACTATAGAAAAGAAATAGTATCATCATGGCAACCAAATAAGGCGTATGATGAAAGTACAAATGAATATGTGTGGGGGCGAGATGATTCTAATTGCTGGATAAATGGTGTCTTTCATAAGAATGATGGATATATGTGCCCTATCGTTCTTAACCCATATAGAGATAACGGAAAGATAGACATGGTAAAAGAAGAGGGATTAACTGTAAATCGTTTATGTGCCCTAATGTTGCAATTTCGAAAAGAGAACTATCAGATTATTGAAGGATATAGGCTAGCCTCTATTCGCTACATATTTAATCAGGGGTATTTGTTGGAGAATTTTGATAGACAAATATTGAGGGACATTCCTGCAGAGAGGATAAGTGATAAATTTTTGTATGTCTATTTTCTTGAAGGTAGCTATGCTAAAGCAATCCTAGATGGATATGGGATAAATGCTGAAAGAGATATGAACTATATAGAGCTGACTCTACGACTTTACTTGGTTTACAAAACATTTAGCATTGCAGAAAAATACCCACAATATTCTCATTTTAGACCATTGGGAAATGTCAACAATGCTTTTAAAACTAATACAAATAAGCATGAACTAAAATTAGTGTATGAGTTGGCTAAAAAAATCATGGTCAATTCTTCACATATTGAATTGAAGGTTCATCAAACAATATATCTCATTAGGAATCTTGATATATTGGATAATAAAAATAGGCTAGAACAGCCAATGACTTACGAAGAATTCAATGAATTTTTGAATGTCAACACAGAATGTGATAATGTAATGCAAAGGTTTAGAACCCTTCCGCCACCTCTATTTCGTCCAACGATATATTTGATAAAGAATGAAGATTATGACAATATCATGCGCCAAGAATTCACTGAGCAAGAGCGAAAGGATGACATTGATCGTCATTCGATACCTTTATCAGATTTAAGTTCTGGTGAGCGTCAGTTTATTTATATGACTAGTACGCTTCTTTACCATGCGCATAATATTCTGTCCATTCCTGATAATGAACGTTTAGCTTACCGAAATCTATGTATGGTGCTTGATGAGGTAGAAATATGCTTTCATCCAGAATATCAACGTACATTCTTAAGCAAATTACTTTCGCTGATAGAACGTAATCAGCTTAATACATTCTTTGGTATAAGCATCCTAATCATTACCCATTCTCCATTTGTTCTCAGTGATATACCTAAAGATAATATTTTATATTTGGAAAATGGAGAGAACGTTTCAGAAAGCAAACACCTGAATACATTTGGTGCAAATGTAAACGAATTACTGGCGCAAAGTTTCTTCTTGTCGGGCGGGTTTATGGGTGAATTTGCAAGTGATAGGATAGATTCATTGGCTAATTACTTATCCGATAATCCGACTAGTTATCCATGGACAGAATCTTTGGCAAAAGAATTAATTGATTTGGTAGGTGACGAGTTGATACAATTTCAATTACAACAGATGTATGCCCAGAAATTTAAAGATACTGATTCATATAAAGTATGGATAAAAGAAGAGGCTGAAAGATTAGGTATAGAACTATGA
- a CDS encoding HNH endonuclease, translated as MRRILITNKIIGIANRYTSEMEDIHTFKTGENPKARLLNLSNRLKKSSAKIKILRQPAKKGHPAVYENKTGNKMLECSNYVKAIYDNYDGLNSLLPSQYDEKISKLVDPKLGSYELNKIKVKLPKKRLMSLFELIVEAMRYVHVQKEIIPKYIKEMGIKTCVYCNAQFATTVTLQEIKPTKKGMVRIKYHEAPCYELDHNKAKSKYPYLCTNFYNLQPSCSSCNRRKNDRELGFSLYYEPGETDISPLHFRLDPKDIIRFRMTNDGQKVLPHLCNAGSDVPPMNPEDNSDAGRFNKMLGVQGIYDEHADIVEEILWKHKIYSSGFMTATINQIKSLGIVNFDMKRFILGGYYDSDDDFLKRPLSILKNDLWDQLNRKK; from the coding sequence ATGAGAAGAATATTGATTACAAATAAGATTATAGGAATAGCCAATCGCTATACCTCGGAAATGGAGGATATTCACACGTTTAAAACTGGGGAAAATCCCAAAGCTAGATTGTTGAATCTTAGTAATAGACTCAAAAAATCTAGCGCAAAAATAAAAATATTAAGGCAGCCTGCAAAAAAGGGACATCCTGCGGTTTATGAAAATAAAACTGGCAACAAGATGTTGGAATGCTCAAATTATGTGAAGGCTATATATGATAATTATGATGGTTTGAACTCATTACTGCCTTCACAATATGATGAAAAAATATCAAAACTGGTGGATCCTAAGCTTGGTTCTTATGAACTTAATAAAATAAAAGTTAAGCTTCCCAAGAAACGATTGATGTCTCTTTTTGAACTTATTGTCGAAGCAATGCGATACGTTCATGTACAAAAGGAAATAATACCCAAGTACATAAAGGAGATGGGGATAAAAACTTGTGTGTATTGCAATGCACAATTCGCAACTACGGTTACGCTACAAGAGATAAAACCAACCAAAAAAGGTATGGTTAGAATCAAATATCATGAGGCGCCTTGCTATGAACTTGATCATAATAAGGCGAAGTCTAAGTATCCTTACCTTTGTACAAACTTCTACAACCTACAACCATCATGCAGTTCTTGTAATCGTAGGAAAAACGATAGGGAATTAGGTTTCTCTCTTTACTATGAACCTGGTGAAACAGACATTAGTCCTCTCCATTTTAGACTAGATCCAAAAGATATTATTCGATTTAGGATGACCAATGATGGACAGAAAGTTTTGCCACATTTATGCAATGCAGGATCCGATGTCCCTCCGATGAACCCAGAAGATAATTCTGACGCGGGCAGATTTAACAAAATGCTTGGGGTACAAGGAATATATGATGAACATGCAGATATTGTGGAAGAAATATTGTGGAAGCATAAAATCTATTCAAGTGGTTTTATGACAGCTACCATAAACCAAATCAAATCTTTAGGAATAGTTAATTTTGATATGAAGAGATTTATTCTCGGAGGTTATTATGATAGTGATGATGACTTTTTGAAAAGACCTTTGAGTATATTGAAGAACGATCTTTGGGATCAACTTAATAGAAAAAAGTAA
- a CDS encoding alpha/beta fold hydrolase, whose amino-acid sequence MKKLFIYMVSAVLGMGSLSSCKSVMQETAGVVEVNGISLAYIVEGEGKPVILLHGNGGSHKDLETTTHQLAKAGYKVYVIDSRGQGENKPLSEYHYKDMAEDMYQFIDKLGIVKPAIFGWSDGGNNALLLELMHPNTCSLMATSGANLFPKGLLPEEYENMVKEKNPSPLLKMMIDEPDMTFEDMKNIQVPVLVMAGENDAIQRSHTEQIASNIPKGKVMIIPGEDHISYILHNKKVGKILLKYFKENGY is encoded by the coding sequence ATGAAAAAGCTTTTTATATATATGGTAAGTGCGGTGTTAGGTATGGGTAGTCTTTCATCATGTAAGAGCGTGATGCAAGAGACTGCTGGTGTGGTTGAAGTTAATGGCATTAGCCTTGCTTATATTGTTGAAGGTGAGGGTAAACCGGTGATATTGCTTCATGGTAATGGAGGTAGTCACAAAGACTTGGAAACTACAACTCATCAGTTGGCAAAGGCTGGTTATAAGGTGTATGTTATTGACTCTCGTGGTCAAGGTGAAAACAAGCCTCTGTCAGAATACCATTACAAGGATATGGCAGAGGATATGTATCAATTCATTGATAAATTGGGAATTGTGAAGCCTGCTATATTTGGTTGGAGCGATGGCGGAAATAATGCTTTGTTATTGGAACTCATGCATCCAAATACATGCTCATTGATGGCTACAAGTGGTGCTAATCTGTTTCCAAAGGGACTTCTTCCTGAGGAATACGAGAATATGGTGAAAGAGAAGAATCCTTCTCCCCTATTGAAAATGATGATTGATGAACCGGATATGACCTTTGAGGATATGAAGAATATTCAAGTTCCTGTATTGGTTATGGCTGGAGAAAATGATGCTATACAACGTTCTCACACTGAACAGATAGCAAGCAATATCCCAAAGGGAAAGGTGATGATCATTCCTGGTGAAGACCATATATCATACATTCTTCACAACAAGAAAGTTGGCAAGATTCTCCTCAAGTATTTCAAGGAGAATGGATATTAA
- a CDS encoding NUDIX domain-containing protein: MNYTYKYPRPAVTADSVVITKEAAPKVLLILRKADPYQGRWAFPGGFMEMDETTEQCAIRELQEETRLVISEVQQIGAYSKVDRDPRGRTITVAYLIRVDEPLEVQGQDDAADARWFSLNDHPTLAFDHDDIMRDAIKLL; the protein is encoded by the coding sequence ATGAACTATACATATAAATATCCAAGACCAGCTGTCACAGCAGACAGTGTAGTCATTACAAAAGAAGCGGCTCCTAAGGTGTTGTTGATTCTACGAAAGGCTGATCCGTACCAAGGTCGTTGGGCATTCCCTGGTGGCTTTATGGAGATGGATGAAACAACAGAGCAGTGTGCCATCCGTGAACTTCAGGAGGAAACAAGACTTGTTATTTCTGAAGTACAGCAGATTGGTGCTTATTCAAAGGTTGACAGAGATCCTCGTGGACGAACTATCACAGTGGCTTATCTTATTCGTGTAGATGAACCATTAGAGGTTCAAGGTCAGGATGATGCAGCTGATGCTCGCTGGTTTTCTCTTAATGATCACCCTACCCTTGCTTTTGATCATGACGACATCATGAGGGATGCTATCAAACTCTTATAG
- a CDS encoding agmatine deiminase family protein, giving the protein MIADKDTNIVFLAKKLKEEQPDVFYRLTTLLDKLSIDWDLLKYTKAYWARDYMPIQVNDNEFLIYRYLPKYLTKDKVYKNTITNPRITLRELERECKETDVVLDGGNITLCGDYIVMTNKIFAENDCKENDFDLLEKIQKVFDCEIIIIPWHCDNRDDENADVYGHPDGLIRWCYGKKVLISNHREAEPEEAEEIKRRLEERGFDVTEMLFNVPNPEPDWNWAYINYLRVGNKIVIPSFGIDEDKQALNYVKEANPDCEISIFRMRDIAAGGGALHCITWNIKR; this is encoded by the coding sequence ATGATAGCAGATAAAGATACCAATATAGTCTTTCTCGCTAAGAAGCTGAAGGAAGAGCAACCAGATGTTTTTTATCGACTGACTACGCTGTTGGATAAACTAAGCATCGATTGGGATTTGCTCAAATATACGAAAGCGTATTGGGCTCGCGATTATATGCCCATACAGGTAAACGACAATGAATTTCTGATATATCGATATCTGCCCAAATATCTTACCAAAGACAAGGTGTATAAAAATACTATTACAAATCCGCGAATAACTCTTAGGGAGCTTGAAAGAGAATGTAAAGAGACTGATGTGGTACTTGATGGAGGGAATATAACCTTATGTGGTGACTATATCGTGATGACTAACAAGATATTTGCAGAGAATGATTGCAAAGAGAATGATTTTGATCTTCTTGAAAAAATACAGAAGGTCTTTGATTGTGAGATTATAATCATCCCCTGGCATTGCGACAATCGTGATGATGAAAATGCTGACGTGTATGGGCATCCAGACGGATTGATTCGGTGGTGTTACGGAAAGAAAGTACTGATATCGAACCATCGTGAGGCTGAACCAGAAGAGGCTGAAGAAATCAAGCGAAGGCTAGAAGAAAGAGGATTTGATGTGACAGAAATGCTTTTTAATGTTCCTAATCCAGAACCAGATTGGAATTGGGCATACATCAACTATCTGCGAGTTGGAAACAAAATAGTAATTCCTTCATTTGGTATTGATGAAGACAAGCAAGCTCTAAATTACGTTAAAGAAGCCAATCCAGATTGTGAGATCAGCATATTCAGAATGCGGGATATTGCAGCTGGAGGAGGAGCCTTACATTGCATAACTTGGAATATTAAAAGATAA